A genome region from Cucumis sativus cultivar 9930 chromosome 4, Cucumber_9930_V3, whole genome shotgun sequence includes the following:
- the LOC101209283 gene encoding ent-kaurene oxidase, chloroplastic-like, producing MAVVTDPLASMQLLANTIPAPPYAAAAVLGGVSLVLSVFFVADCRKKRRNFLPPVPAVPGVPVLGNLLQLKEKKPHKTFARWAETYGAVYSIRTGASTVIVLNTTEVAKEAMVTRYGSISSRKLSKALTILTADKCMVAMSDYNEFHKMVKRYILANVLGANAQKKHRQRRDAMIENISRELFAHVKEFPLDTVNFRKIFEAELFRLALKETLGKDIESIYVDGLGTTLPREDLFRILVIDPMEGAIEVDWRDFFPYLRWIPNKRVENKIRNMDFRRRMTMKKLMEEPKKRIAAGEETYCYADFLLSEAKTLTEDQISMLLWETIIETSDTTLVVTEWAMYELSKDPRRQDYLYQQIQSVCGSATLTEENLSQLPYLTAIFHETLRKHSPVPVVPLRYAHEDTQLGGYFVPAGSEIAVNIYACNMDKDHWESPEEWKPERFLDDKYDPMDLHKTMAFGGGKRVCAGALKAMLIACTTIGRMVQEFEWKLREGEEEKVDTLGLTARKLQPLHVVIKPRNN from the exons ATGGCGGTTGTTACTGATCCCCTTGCTTCCATGCAACTTCTCGCCAATACCATTCCAGCTCCGCCGTATGCGGCAGCCGCTGTTCTGGGTGGCGTCTCTTTGGTACTTTCCGTGTTTTTTGTTGCTGATTGTAGAAAGAAACGTCGGAATTTTCTCCCTCCGGTGCCGG CGGTTCCGGGGGTTCCGGTGTTGGGGAATTTGCTGcagttgaaggagaagaagccTCACAAGACATTTGCTCGATGGGCGGAGACGTACGGTGCGGTTTATTCAATAAGAACCGGCGCTTCCACTGTGATTGTTCTCAACACCACAGAGGTTGCCAAAgag GCTATGGTGACGAGGTATGGTTCGATTTCGAGTCGAAAGCTAAGCAAAGCTCTTACAATCTTGACTGCTGATAAATGCATGGTTGCTATGAGTGATTACAATGAGTTTCACAAGATGGTGAAGAGATATATATTGGCTAATGTGTTGGGGGCTAATGCTCAG AAGAAACACAGACAAAGGAGAGACGCCatgattgaaaatatttctagGGAGTTGTTTGCTCATGTGAAGGAGTTTCCATTAGACACTGTTAATTTTCGGAAGATCTTCGAAGCCGAACTCTTTCGACTCGCGCTTAAAGAA ACGCTTGGGAAGGATATTGAGTCGATATATGTGGATGGGCTTGGTACGACATTGCCGAGGGAAGATCTGTTTAGGATTTTAGTGATTGATCCAATGGAGGGTGCGATTGAGGTTGATTGGAGGGATTTCTTCCCATATTTGAGATGGATTCCAAACAAGAGGGTGGAGAATAAAATAAGGAATATGGATTTTCGAAGGCGAATGACAATGAAGAAACTAATGGAGGAGCCAAAGAAACGAATTGCAGCAGGGGAG GAGACGTATTGCTATGCCGATTTCTTGTTATCTGAAGCGAAAACACTTACGGAGGATCAAATATCCATGTTGCTTTGGGAGACGATCATTGAAACTTCTGACACAACTTTAGTTGTAACAGAATGGGCGATGTATGAACTTTCGAAAGATCCAAGACGACAG GACTATCTATATCAGCAGATACAGAGTGTTTGTGGATCTGCAACGCTTACTGAAGAAAACTTGTCACAGCTACCATATCTGACAGCTATTTTTCATGAAACTCTTCGGAAGCATAGTCCGGTCCCAGTCGTCCCATTACGGTATGCGCATGAAGACACCCAGTTAGGCGGGTACTTCGTTCCTGCAGGGAGTGAG ATCGCCGTGAACATTTACGCATGCAACATGGACAAGGATCATTGGGAAAGCCCTGAGGAATGGAAGCCAGAGAGGTTTCTGGATGACAAGTATGATCCAATGGATTTGCACAAAACCATGGCCTTTGGAGGAGGGAAGAGGGTGTGTGCAGGTGCTCTCAAGGCAATGCTGATAGCTTGCACAACCATTGGAAGGATGGTTCAAGAGTTTGAGTGGAAGCTGagggaaggagaagaggagaaGGTCGACACTCTTGGCCTCACCGCTCGCAAGCTTCAGCCACTGCACGTGGTCATAAAACCAAGAAACAACTGA
- the LOC101209528 gene encoding lysine histidine transporter-like 8 — protein MEERPETELISIPATPRVSTPEILTPTGQRSPRPPSKEAKSSTAWTPTSFISPRFLSPIGTPMKRVLINMKGYLEEVGHLTKLNPQDAWLPITESRNGNAHYAAFHNLNAGIGFQALVLPVAFAFLGWSWGILSLTIAYCWQLYTLWILVQLHEAVPGKRYNRYVELAEAAFGERLGVWLAVFPTVYLSAGTATALILIGGETMKLFFQIVCGPLCSSNPLTTVEWYLVFTSLCIVLSQLPNLNSIAGLSLIGAVTAITYSTMVWVLSVSQQRPPTISYEPLSMPSASSSVFSVMNALGIVAFAFRGHNLVLEIQSTMPSTFKHPAHVPMWRGAKVAYFFIAACLFPVAIGGYWAYGNLMPSGGMLNAIYAFHSHDIPRGLLAITFLLVVFNCLSSFQIYSMPVFDSFEASYTSRTNRPCSIWVRSGFRVFYGFVNFFIGVALPFLSSLAGLLGGLTLPVTFAYPCFMWVLIKKPTKFSFNWYFHWTLGWLGIAFSLAFSIGGIWSLVNSGLKLKFFKPS, from the exons ATGGAAGAGAGGCCGGAGACGGAGCTTATTTCCATTCCGGCGACCCCACGAGTTTCCACGCCGGAGATTCTCACGCCGACGGGACAGAGGTCGCCTAGACCGCCTTCTAAAGAAGCCAAGTCTTCCACGGCATGGACACCCACGTCGTTCATTTCGCCCAGGTTTTTGAGCCCCATTGGGACTCCCATGAAAAGGGTTCTCATTAATATGAAGGGTTATTTAGAGGAAGTGGGTCATCTCACCAAGCTTAACCCACAAGATGCTTGGCTTCCCATTACTGAGTCGCGTAATGGTAATGCTCACTACGCTGCTTTTCATAACCTTAATGCTGGTATTGGCTTCCAGGCTCTCGTTCTGCCCGTTGCCTTCGCTTTCCTTGGCTG GAGCTGGGGAATACTATCACTAACCATAGCCTATTGCTGGCAACTCTATACCCTTTGGATCCTAGTTCAACTTCATGAAGCAGTCCCAGGCAAAAGGTACAACAGATATGTGGAGCTTGCTGAAGCAGCATTTG GGGAAAGGTTGGGTGTATGGCTTGCTGTATTTCCTACTGTCTATTTATCAGCAGGAACTGCAACGGCATTGATTCTCATTGGAGGAGAGACAATGAAactcttttttcaaatagtCTGTGGGCCACTCTGTTCATCAAATCCTTTAACAACCGTAGAGTGGTACCTTGTATTTACATCTCTCTGCATTGTTCTTTCTCAATTGCCAAACCTCAACTCAATTGCTGGACTTTCCCTTATTGGAGCTGTGACTGCTATCACTTACTCCACCATGGTCTGGGTTCTCTCTGTTAGCCAGCAAAGGCCCCCAACCATCTCATACGAACCCCTTTCGATGCCATCGGCTTCTTCCTCTGTTTTCTCTGTCATGAATGCACTTGGAATCGTAGCCTTTGCTTTCAGAGGCCATAACTTGGTTTTGGAAATTCAG TCGACAATGCCATCAACTTTTAAGCACCCTGCTCATGTTCCCATGTGGAGAGGAGCCAAAGTTGCCTATTTCTTCATTGCAGCTTGTTTGTTTCCAGTGGCTATCGGAGGATATTGGGCTTACGGAAATCTT ATGCCTTCAGGAGGGATGCTCAATGCTATATATGCATTTCACAGCCATGATATTCCCAGAGGGCTTCTTGCCATCACATTCCTTCTAGTTGTGTTCAATTGTCTAAgcagttttcaaatttactcaATGCCTGTTTTTGACAGCTTTGAAGCTAGCTACACAAGTCGCACAAACCGCCCTTGCTCGATCTGGGTTCGTTCTGGTTTCCGTGTTTTCTATGGATTTGTCAACTTCTTTATAGGAGTAGCACTTCCTTTCCTCTCCAGTTTAGCTGGTCTGCTTGGAGGACTCACTCTTCCAGTCACATTTGCTTACCCTTGCTTCATGTGGGTTCTCATAAAAAAGCCTACAAAGTTCAGTTTCAATTGGTATTTCCACTGGACATTGGGTTGGCTAGGCATTGCTTTTAGCTTGGCTTTCTCAATTGGAGGAATATGGAGTTTGGTAAACAGTGGACTTAAGTTGAAGTTCTTCAAACCCAGTTGA